One window from the genome of Camelus bactrianus isolate YW-2024 breed Bactrian camel chromosome 4, ASM4877302v1, whole genome shotgun sequence encodes:
- the FBXW2 gene encoding F-box/WD repeat-containing protein 2 — MERKDFETWLDNISVTFLSLTDLQKNETLDHLISLSGAVQLRHLSNNLETLLKRDFLKLLPLELSFYLLKWLDPQTLLTCCLVSKQWNKVISACTEVWQTACKNLGWQIDDSVQDALHWKKVYLKAILRMKQLEDHEAFETSSLIGHSARVYALYYKDGLLCTGSDDLSAKLWDVSTGQCVYGIQTHTCAAVKFDEQKLVTGSFDNTVACWEWSSGARTQHFRGHTGAVFSVDYNDELDILVSGSADFTVKVWALSAGTCLNTLTGHTEWVTKVVLQKCKVKSLLHSPGDYILLSADKYEIKIWPIGREINCKCLKTLSVSEDRSICLQPRLHFDGKYIVCSSALGLYQWDFASYDILRVIKTPEIANLALLGFGDVFALLFDNRYLYIMDLRTESLISRWPLPEYRKSKRGSSFLAGEASWLNGLDGHNDTGLVFATSMPDHSIHLVLWKEHG; from the exons ATGGAGAGAAAGGACTTTGAGACATGGCTTGATAACATTTCTGTTACATTTCTTTCTCTGACGGACTTGCAGAAAAATGAAACTCTGGATCACCTGATTAGTCTGAGTGGGGCAGTCCAGCTCAGGCATCTCTCCAATAACCTGGAGACTCTCCTCAAGCGGGATTTCCTCAAACTCCTTCCCCTGGAGCtcagtttttatttgttaaaatggCTCGATCCTCAGACTTTACTCACATGCTGCCTCGTCTCTAAACAGTGGAATAAGGTGATAAGTGCCTGTACAGAGGTGTGGCAGACTGCCTGTAAAAATTTGGGCTGGCAAATAGATGATTCTGTTCAGGACGCTTTGCACTGGAAGAAGGTTTATTTGAAGGCTATTTTGAGAATGAAGCAACTGGAGGACCACGAAGCCTTTGAGACCTCATCGTTAATTGGACACAGTGCCAGAGTGTATGCACTTTACTACAAAGATGGACTTCTCTGTACAG GGTCAGATGACTTGTCTGCGAAACTATGGGATGTGAGCACAGGGCAGTGTGTTTATGGCATCCAGACCCACACTTGTGCGGCAGTGAAGTTTGATGAGCAGAAGCTTGTGACAGGCTCCTTTGACAACACTGTGGCCTGCTGGGAATGGAGTTCCGGAGCCAGGACCCAGCACTTCCGGGGGCACACGGGGGCGG TGTTTAGTGTCGACTACAATGATGAACTGGACATCTTGGTGAGTGGCTCTGCAGACTTCACTGTGAAAGTATGGGCTTTGTCTGCTGGAACGTGCCTGAACACACTCACCGGGCACACAGAATGGGTCACCAAG gtGGTTTTACAGAAGTGCAAAGTCAAATCTCTCTTGCACAGCCCTGGAGACTACATTCTCTTAAGTGCGGACAAATATGAGATCAAG ATTTGGCCCATTGGGAGAGAAATCAACTGCAAGTGCTTAAAGACATTGTCTGTTTCTGAGGATAGAAGTATCTGCCTGCAGCCAAGACTTCATTTTGATGGCAAATACATCGTCTGTAGTTCAGCACTGGGTCTTTACCAGTGGGACTTCGCCAGTTACGATATTCTCAG GGTCATCAAGACTCCCGAGATAGCAAACTTGGCCTTGCTTGGCTTTGGAGATGTCTTTGCCCTGCTGTTTGACAACCGCTACCTGTATATCATGGACTTGCGGACAGAGAGCCTGATTAGCCGCTGGCCTCTGCCAGAGTATAGGAAATCCAAGAGAGGCTCCAGCTTCCTGGCAGGCGAAGCGTCCTGGCTGAACGGACTGGACGGGCACAATGACACGGGCTTGGTCTTTGCCACCAGCATGCCTGACCACAGTATTCACCTGGTGTTGTGGAAGGAGCACGGCTGA